Proteins encoded together in one Streptomyces roseifaciens window:
- a CDS encoding spherulation-specific family 4 protein, whose product MSPPGHRPDGQRLLVPLYVHPDADPAAWAALEAAAPRLHGVVLNVADGPGTRPDPAFGAVAERLRGAGVRLLGYVDTDYGHRPPRAVVGDIRRHRRWYGVDGVFLDQTAAQAAHLPHYRRLVMLARALGARTAVLNPGTHPDPGYARVADLLVTFEGTWETYRRAAVPPWTADHPPARFCHLVHGVPTGHAAQVARTAGDRGAGVHCAVPGEGANPWLAAPWVNGEPPAGDEGPLPADGAALRRRAR is encoded by the coding sequence GTGAGCCCGCCCGGCCACCGGCCGGACGGGCAGCGGCTGCTCGTCCCGCTCTACGTCCACCCGGACGCCGACCCCGCGGCGTGGGCCGCCCTCGAAGCGGCCGCGCCCCGGCTCCACGGCGTCGTCCTCAACGTCGCGGACGGGCCCGGAACCCGCCCCGACCCCGCCTTCGGGGCCGTGGCGGAACGCCTGCGCGGCGCCGGCGTACGGCTGCTCGGCTACGTCGACACCGACTACGGCCACCGGCCGCCGCGCGCGGTCGTCGGCGACATCCGCCGCCACCGCCGCTGGTACGGAGTCGACGGCGTCTTCCTCGACCAGACGGCCGCGCAGGCCGCGCACCTGCCCCACTACCGCCGGCTCGTCATGCTCGCCAGGGCGCTGGGCGCGCGGACGGCCGTCCTCAATCCCGGCACCCACCCCGACCCCGGCTACGCTCGCGTCGCCGACCTCCTCGTCACCTTCGAGGGCACCTGGGAGACCTACCGGAGGGCCGCCGTGCCTCCATGGACCGCCGACCACCCGCCGGCCCGCTTCTGCCACCTCGTCCACGGCGTGCCGACCGGGCACGCCGCCCAGGTGGCGCGCACCGCCGGGGACCGCGGCGCCGGGGTGCACTGCGCGGTGCCGGGCGAGGGCGCCAACCCGTGGCTCGCGGCGCCGTGGGTGAACGGCGAGCCGCCGGCGGGGGACGAGGGGCCGCTCCCCGCGGACGGGGCCGCGCTCCGGCGGAGGGCACGGTGA
- a CDS encoding polysaccharide deacetylase family protein translates to MSGSLRRVLRLPHPLRPPRVRPPLVAALAALTLVLCGLPASAAPAAGYDHRRCGNTSGRVLLTLDDWPYDHVERAVETGAYLKGKGIRAAFFLINQYASQQPRVAEALRRQGHWVGNHTYSHPHLPRLPEADARKEIRDGVRSTLFRPPFGDYGPRETRIAASLGFRVCTWTVDTFDWEDSGGRFPDVATLRARVRNAPAEDKHGGVVLGHLFTNFPDALPGIVDDLRAQGYALCRNTGPTGPVIRDPLRC, encoded by the coding sequence ATGTCCGGTTCGTTGCGCCGCGTGCTCCGCCTGCCCCACCCGCTCCGCCCGCCCCGCGTCCGCCCGCCCCTGGTCGCGGCCCTGGCCGCGCTGACCCTGGTGCTGTGCGGGCTGCCCGCCTCCGCCGCGCCCGCGGCGGGCTACGACCACCGGAGATGCGGGAACACCTCCGGCCGGGTGCTGCTCACCCTCGACGACTGGCCCTACGACCACGTCGAACGGGCCGTCGAGACGGGCGCCTACCTCAAGGGGAAGGGGATCCGCGCGGCGTTCTTCCTCATCAACCAGTACGCCTCGCAGCAGCCCCGGGTCGCCGAGGCCCTCCGCCGCCAGGGGCACTGGGTGGGCAACCACACCTACTCCCACCCTCACTTGCCGAGGCTTCCGGAGGCGGATGCGCGCAAGGAGATCCGCGACGGCGTCAGGAGCACGCTGTTCCGTCCGCCGTTCGGGGACTACGGCCCCCGGGAGACACGGATCGCCGCGAGCCTGGGCTTCCGCGTGTGCACCTGGACCGTCGACACCTTCGACTGGGAGGATTCCGGCGGCCGCTTCCCCGACGTCGCCACGCTGCGGGCGAGGGTCCGCAACGCCCCCGCGGAGGACAAGCACGGGGGAGTGGTGCTCGGGCACCTCTTCACCAACTTCCCCGACGCCCTGCCGGGCATCGTCGACGACCTGCGGGCACAGGGTTACGCCCTGTGTCGCAACACCGGCCCCACCGGTCCGGTGATCAGGGACCCGCTGCGGTGCTGA
- a CDS encoding nucleotidyltransferase family protein, with protein sequence MHVVILAGGKGVRLRPYTTALPKPLVPIGEEHAILEIVMRQLVNAGFTSCTLAIGHLGHIIRAYVGDGSQWGIRVDYATEESPLGTMGPLLTMLDRLPENFLAMNGDILTDLDFGDVYRTHVASAAPLTIATYARQVSIDFGVLTTDSGRVVGFAEKPRMDYRVSMGVYGVSRAALARYTPGLPLGFDELVLDMLEAKTPPRAYEFDGYWLDIGRPDDYDRANREFSLHRDMLIKGA encoded by the coding sequence ATGCATGTCGTCATTCTTGCCGGAGGCAAAGGCGTCCGGCTCCGCCCGTACACCACCGCCCTGCCCAAGCCCCTGGTGCCCATCGGCGAGGAGCACGCGATCCTGGAGATCGTGATGCGCCAGCTCGTCAACGCGGGGTTCACCAGCTGCACGCTGGCCATCGGCCACCTCGGGCACATCATCCGCGCCTATGTCGGCGACGGCTCCCAGTGGGGCATACGCGTCGACTACGCCACCGAGGAGAGCCCCCTCGGCACCATGGGGCCCCTCCTGACCATGCTCGACCGGCTGCCCGAGAACTTCCTCGCCATGAACGGCGACATCCTCACCGACCTCGACTTCGGTGATGTGTACCGTACGCACGTGGCCTCCGCGGCGCCGCTGACCATCGCGACCTACGCCCGCCAGGTGAGCATCGACTTCGGGGTGCTGACCACCGACTCCGGCAGAGTCGTCGGCTTCGCGGAGAAACCCAGGATGGACTACCGGGTCTCCATGGGCGTCTACGGCGTCTCGCGCGCCGCCCTCGCCCGCTACACCCCGGGACTGCCGCTGGGGTTCGACGAGCTGGTGCTGGACATGCTGGAGGCGAAGACCCCGCCGCGCGCCTACGAGTTCGACGGCTACTGGCTCGACATCGGCCGGCCGGACGACTACGACCGCGCCAACCGGGAGTTCTCCCTGCACCGCGACATGCTGATCAAGGGAGCGTGA
- a CDS encoding NAD-dependent epimerase/dehydratase family protein: MRIIVLGGTGFLGRHAAERLRALPGAQVLAAGRSAAADVPVDLASAQVDALAAALRRAAPDAVVNCAGAVGGSPVGLAGVNALGPAVLCEALRAAAPRARLVHLGSAAEYGPADRPLAETDAARPLGLYGAAKLAGTLAVTGSGLDAAVLRVFNPVGPGAPAASLPGRLAGLLRDAGRDGRIRVGDLSAHRDFVDARDVADAVALAVTAPGPLPPVLNIGSGTARPVRAVADGLIASAGFRGRLDEDGDGSPRSAAVPWQQADTALAAKALGWTPRRPLATSLTDLWAETRDRAGEHPR; encoded by the coding sequence ATGCGCATCATCGTCCTGGGCGGCACCGGCTTCCTCGGCCGGCACGCCGCCGAGCGCCTGCGCGCCCTCCCGGGCGCGCAGGTGCTCGCCGCCGGCCGCTCGGCCGCCGCCGACGTCCCCGTCGACCTCGCCTCGGCGCAGGTGGACGCCCTCGCCGCCGCCCTGCGGCGCGCCGCGCCCGACGCCGTCGTCAACTGCGCGGGCGCGGTCGGCGGCAGCCCGGTGGGCCTCGCCGGCGTCAACGCCCTCGGTCCCGCCGTCCTGTGCGAGGCCCTGCGCGCGGCGGCGCCCCGGGCCCGCCTCGTCCACCTGGGCTCCGCCGCCGAGTACGGGCCCGCCGACCGGCCCCTCGCCGAGACCGACGCCGCGCGCCCGCTCGGCCTCTACGGGGCCGCCAAGCTGGCCGGCACCCTCGCCGTCACCGGCTCCGGCCTGGACGCCGCCGTCCTGCGGGTGTTCAACCCCGTGGGCCCCGGCGCGCCCGCCGCCTCCCTGCCCGGCCGCCTCGCCGGGCTCCTCCGCGACGCCGGGCGGGACGGCCGCATCAGGGTCGGCGACCTCTCCGCCCACCGCGACTTCGTCGACGCGCGCGACGTCGCCGACGCCGTCGCGCTCGCCGTCACCGCGCCCGGCCCCCTGCCGCCCGTCCTCAACATCGGCAGCGGCACCGCCCGCCCCGTCCGGGCCGTCGCCGACGGGCTCATCGCCTCGGCGGGCTTCCGCGGCCGGCTCGACGAGGACGGCGACGGCTCGCCCCGCTCCGCCGCCGTGCCCTGGCAGCAGGCCGACACCGCCCTGGCGGCGAAGGCCCTGGGCTGGACGCCGCGGCGCCCCCTCGCCACCTCCCTGACCGACCTGTGGGCCGAGACCCGCGACCGGGCCGGGGAGCACCCGCGGTGA
- a CDS encoding YncE family protein has translation MNTNADSRPDVLAVVSQSGPTVTFFDAGTYEQLDVVEVPAQPHELCFDPDRRLLYCASTYVDGYYQAHRGRARQITVIDADARKVVDTVDLAPDHAPHGLALDRERSRLYVSVEATATEPGGVVILDADTRRRIGRIPVMADGPHWFAISPDGRRGWSTNKEASFVSVVDLERDEFAGRVAVPGSEGLDVSPDGRYVYVAAPKADFASAPAAPPGIRVIDAATGEVVRVLPTGGVVFPVHTTATGAVLAGELRVDWGEGGTLGAQRDGVLTVFAPDGGEVVGRVPVGKFPLTITSSPDGAVGYVANVVSGTVTVVDLERMDVITTLEVGRKGEAGAHGMAYVPAAG, from the coding sequence ATGAACACGAACGCGGATTCCCGCCCCGACGTGCTGGCCGTCGTGAGCCAGTCCGGACCCACCGTCACCTTCTTCGACGCCGGCACCTACGAGCAGCTCGACGTGGTCGAAGTGCCCGCGCAGCCGCACGAGTTGTGCTTCGACCCGGACCGGCGCCTGCTGTACTGCGCGAGCACGTACGTCGACGGCTACTACCAGGCCCACCGGGGGCGCGCCCGGCAGATCACCGTCATCGACGCCGACGCCCGGAAGGTCGTCGACACCGTCGACCTCGCCCCGGACCACGCGCCGCACGGCCTCGCCCTGGACCGGGAGCGCTCCCGCCTGTACGTCAGCGTCGAGGCCACCGCGACCGAGCCGGGCGGCGTCGTGATCCTCGACGCGGACACCCGCCGCCGCATCGGCCGGATCCCGGTCATGGCCGACGGCCCGCACTGGTTCGCGATCTCCCCGGACGGCCGCCGCGGCTGGTCCACCAACAAGGAGGCGTCGTTCGTCTCCGTCGTGGACCTGGAGCGGGACGAGTTCGCCGGGCGCGTCGCCGTCCCCGGCAGCGAGGGGCTGGACGTCTCCCCCGACGGCAGGTACGTCTACGTCGCCGCGCCCAAGGCCGACTTCGCATCCGCCCCGGCCGCACCGCCCGGCATCCGGGTGATCGACGCCGCCACCGGCGAGGTGGTGCGCGTGCTGCCGACCGGGGGCGTGGTCTTCCCCGTGCACACCACGGCCACGGGCGCGGTCCTCGCGGGCGAGCTGCGGGTGGACTGGGGCGAGGGCGGGACGCTCGGCGCCCAGCGGGACGGGGTGCTGACCGTCTTCGCGCCGGACGGGGGCGAGGTCGTGGGCCGGGTGCCGGTCGGCAAGTTCCCGCTGACCATCACCTCCTCGCCGGACGGCGCGGTGGGCTACGTGGCCAACGTCGTGTCCGGCACGGTGACCGTGGTGGACCTGGAGCGGATGGACGTGATCACCACGCTGGAGGTCGGCCGGAAGGGCGAGGCGGGCGCGCACGGGATGGCGTACGTCCCCGCCGCCGGCTGA
- a CDS encoding FUSC family protein, whose amino-acid sequence MSVSARPLLRHEGVPQAARRALWVVAAACPGFYFFRYVTGDSVMALYAMFGALPLVMFCRVPGPPRQRTRILLAALPAGWVLVTAGTLLAVNPWAAAGGMFAVGFLISYCGVGGPRLTGLAMAFQLFYVLPCFPPYEPGTLDSRLTGLTVGILLAVLAERFLWPEPAPVPYRAVLAEAVAAVADYASATAYHLEAGGGAPAEREAADRAMAAARLSRVPVTERPASPSVQDRALNHTRAAVRHVRDQLDRLADCPGHPAAGPAAVSLLRHTELSLRSVAGELRTGTLDTRPDPLPAALAAFDAVRVAELQEASTARLRQDAVARGAAEGTRLATEAARLALGQAQPPAVPPPHPGADVLAYADTPAHLLWWRRLRLHLTPRSVHLQNALRLATALACARLLVGAFDLSHGFWVLLATLSLMRTSAADTRAALAPAFAGTVAGAAVAALMLYAVGDRPLFYALALPVVILVGFTLGPPLGPAWTQAAFTLAFVLVFTQISGADWRLSEVRLLDVAVGGAVGALAGLLAWPRGGRGELARDMADFLAEGAVACRAVTALLGDDRLQRDRSQGDPLQAARRAMHLAEASFAQYLTERMRRNRPEPHWEAALATGRTIVHGAELLLMTHQEGLREPLPPGPAAALTGLAGQVAQEVLRAADTLRGSGPREPRTTVSRYPAEDSGPLRRAADRHGIGDAHVLLVVDAEAWLTGVAHDAVRTRSAPPRTEVPATRRAGPSRARVRGAGPGGLTP is encoded by the coding sequence ATGAGCGTGTCCGCCCGCCCGCTCCTGCGCCACGAGGGCGTGCCGCAGGCGGCCCGCCGCGCCCTGTGGGTGGTGGCGGCCGCCTGCCCCGGCTTCTACTTCTTCCGGTACGTCACCGGCGACTCCGTCATGGCCCTGTACGCCATGTTCGGGGCGCTGCCCCTCGTCATGTTCTGCCGCGTCCCCGGCCCGCCGCGGCAGCGGACCCGGATCCTGCTCGCCGCCCTGCCCGCCGGCTGGGTCCTCGTCACCGCCGGAACGCTCCTCGCCGTCAATCCCTGGGCGGCCGCCGGCGGCATGTTCGCCGTCGGCTTCCTCATCTCCTACTGCGGCGTCGGCGGCCCGCGCCTGACCGGCCTCGCCATGGCCTTCCAGCTCTTCTACGTGCTGCCCTGCTTCCCGCCCTACGAGCCCGGCACCCTGGACTCCCGGCTCACCGGCCTGACCGTCGGCATCCTGCTGGCCGTCCTGGCCGAGCGGTTCCTGTGGCCCGAGCCCGCCCCCGTCCCCTACCGCGCCGTCCTCGCCGAGGCGGTGGCGGCCGTGGCCGACTACGCCAGCGCCACCGCCTACCACCTCGAGGCCGGCGGCGGCGCGCCGGCCGAACGGGAGGCGGCCGACCGCGCGATGGCCGCAGCCCGCCTCTCCCGCGTGCCCGTCACCGAGCGCCCCGCCTCGCCCTCCGTGCAGGACCGGGCCCTCAACCACACCCGCGCGGCCGTCCGCCACGTGCGCGACCAGCTCGACCGCCTCGCCGACTGCCCCGGCCACCCCGCTGCCGGCCCCGCTGCCGTGTCCCTGCTCCGGCACACCGAACTCTCCCTGCGGTCCGTCGCCGGCGAGCTGCGCACCGGCACCCTGGACACCCGGCCCGACCCGCTGCCCGCGGCCCTCGCCGCCTTCGACGCCGTCCGCGTCGCCGAACTGCAGGAGGCCTCCACCGCCCGGCTGCGCCAGGACGCCGTCGCCCGGGGGGCCGCCGAAGGCACCCGGCTGGCCACCGAGGCCGCCCGCCTCGCGCTCGGCCAAGCGCAGCCGCCCGCCGTACCGCCGCCGCACCCCGGCGCGGACGTCCTCGCGTACGCGGACACGCCCGCGCACCTGCTGTGGTGGCGGCGCCTGCGGCTGCACCTGACCCCCCGCTCGGTCCACCTGCAGAACGCCCTGCGCCTGGCCACGGCGCTGGCCTGCGCACGGCTGCTCGTCGGCGCGTTCGACCTGTCCCACGGCTTCTGGGTGCTGCTCGCGACCCTCAGCCTCATGCGCACCTCGGCGGCCGACACCCGGGCGGCCCTGGCCCCGGCCTTCGCCGGCACGGTCGCGGGCGCCGCCGTCGCCGCCCTCATGCTCTACGCCGTCGGGGACCGGCCCCTCTTCTATGCCCTCGCCCTGCCCGTCGTCATCCTCGTCGGCTTCACCCTGGGGCCCCCGCTCGGGCCCGCCTGGACGCAGGCCGCCTTCACCCTCGCGTTCGTCCTCGTCTTCACCCAGATCTCCGGAGCCGACTGGCGGCTGTCCGAGGTGCGGCTCCTCGACGTCGCCGTCGGCGGCGCCGTCGGAGCCCTGGCCGGCCTCCTCGCCTGGCCGCGCGGCGGCCGCGGCGAACTCGCCCGCGACATGGCCGACTTCCTCGCCGAGGGCGCCGTCGCCTGCCGCGCCGTCACCGCCCTGCTGGGCGACGACCGGCTCCAGCGCGACCGCTCCCAGGGCGACCCGCTGCAGGCCGCGCGGCGCGCCATGCACCTCGCCGAGGCCTCCTTCGCCCAGTACTTGACGGAGCGCATGCGCCGCAACCGGCCCGAGCCGCACTGGGAGGCCGCCCTGGCCACCGGGCGCACCATCGTGCACGGCGCCGAGCTCTTGCTGATGACGCATCAGGAAGGGCTGCGCGAGCCCCTCCCGCCGGGACCCGCCGCCGCCCTGACCGGACTCGCCGGACAGGTGGCGCAGGAGGTGCTGCGCGCCGCGGACACGCTGCGCGGCTCCGGGCCGCGCGAGCCCCGTACGACCGTCTCCCGCTACCCGGCGGAGGACTCCGGCCCCCTGCGGCGGGCGGCCGACCGGCACGGCATCGGCGACGCCCACGTCCTGCTCGTCGTCGACGCCGAGGCCTGGCTCACCGGAGTGGCCCACGACGCGGTCCGCACCCGCTCGGCGCCGCCCCGGACGGAGGTGCCGGCCACACGCCGGGCGGGCCCGTCGAGGGCGCGGGTGCGGGGCGCGGGACCCGGCGGACTCACGCCCTGA
- a CDS encoding endo alpha-1,4 polygalactosaminidase, producing the protein MRLTRRRSSAALLALVLLAGAAGCSATDDGDGPDGDGDDGPAPTASGGSPRAAGKHWQPRPGTRWQWQLDGKADTSAGVPVYDIDGFENTARTVEELHDRGAKVICYVNAGAWEDFRPDHKAFPQRLLGERNKGWKGEKWLDIRRLDVLRPIMAARFDMCRQKGFDAVEPDLTEGYRNRTGFPLSAADQLAFNRMLAGLAHERGMAVGLKNDLDQIPALVGDFDFAVNEQCAEFEECEKLTPFVKSGKAVFHVEYALERKDFCPTAQRLGLSSMRKRLELDAWREPCG; encoded by the coding sequence GTGAGGCTCACGCGCCGCCGCTCCTCCGCGGCCCTGCTCGCGCTCGTCCTGCTCGCCGGAGCGGCGGGCTGTTCGGCCACGGACGACGGCGACGGGCCGGACGGCGACGGCGACGACGGGCCCGCGCCCACGGCGTCCGGCGGATCCCCCCGCGCCGCCGGGAAGCACTGGCAGCCCCGCCCCGGCACCCGCTGGCAGTGGCAGCTCGACGGCAAGGCCGACACCTCCGCCGGCGTCCCCGTCTACGACATCGACGGCTTCGAGAACACGGCCCGTACGGTCGAGGAGCTGCACGACCGCGGCGCCAAGGTGATCTGCTACGTCAACGCCGGCGCCTGGGAGGACTTCCGCCCGGACCACAAGGCGTTCCCGCAGCGGCTGCTCGGCGAGCGGAACAAGGGCTGGAAGGGCGAGAAGTGGCTGGACATCCGCCGTCTCGACGTCCTGCGGCCGATCATGGCGGCCCGCTTCGACATGTGCCGGCAGAAGGGCTTCGACGCCGTCGAGCCGGACCTGACGGAGGGCTACCGCAACCGCACGGGCTTCCCGCTGTCCGCGGCCGACCAGCTCGCCTTCAACCGGATGCTGGCCGGGCTCGCCCACGAACGCGGCATGGCCGTCGGCCTGAAGAACGACCTGGACCAGATCCCCGCCCTCGTGGGCGACTTCGACTTCGCCGTGAACGAGCAGTGCGCCGAGTTCGAGGAGTGCGAGAAGCTGACGCCGTTCGTGAAGAGCGGCAAGGCCGTCTTCCACGTCGAGTACGCCCTGGAGCGGAAGGACTTCTGCCCCACGGCGCAGCGGCTAGGCCTCAGCTCGATGCGCAAGAGGCTCGAACTGGACGCCTGGCGCGAGCCGTGCGGGTGA
- a CDS encoding FAD/NAD(P)-binding protein, whose product MGRIARITGRDVVIVGGGVAGTSVLLQLVRALAARRPPLPVRSVRVVDPHPAGWGLAFGDDDPLLLCNTAAELNSLLADRPGDFVAHLREHGWTGTAKDCVPRARMAEYCADRSAGAREQAARIGVTVEHVRASAQSIGAGGPDGHRVRLSTGEELRADDVVVCTGVHRPRVPDGFAAFLGHPRYLDSPYPASRIREGLRPGSRVLVLGSHQSAADAALLLCRDGHRTTLTSPSGRLPAVRESLAAPLRPYPPLERISRLDPADPYLEDRLVRCVVEAIRLRDRRPLRRQVSRACDPVQRLREETALVEEGACAWPDVMVPLIEQLIALAPALPPGRLRELAAEFAWMTGRYATALSHVNARRLLAHFDSGALRMVRPYPRSVSFEDGAWRVERPGAAPERFDHVVNATGFGPPLLYWDRERTALSVDGAPDGGTAVSRLEADLRVRSGPDAPPEHVWVVGVGTHVRIPFANHLRNVVRQARQVADRLAQAGPGPAGRGEGAAPGTGAQAQIRA is encoded by the coding sequence GTGGGACGCATCGCTCGTATCACCGGCCGGGACGTCGTCATCGTCGGCGGCGGGGTCGCCGGGACCAGCGTGCTGCTGCAGCTGGTCCGCGCGCTCGCCGCCCGCCGCCCGCCCCTGCCGGTCCGTTCCGTGCGCGTCGTGGACCCCCACCCGGCCGGCTGGGGCCTGGCCTTCGGGGACGACGACCCGCTGCTGCTGTGCAACACCGCGGCCGAGCTGAACTCGCTCCTGGCGGACCGGCCCGGCGACTTCGTCGCTCACCTTCGCGAGCACGGCTGGACGGGCACCGCGAAGGACTGCGTCCCCCGCGCCCGGATGGCCGAGTACTGCGCCGACCGCTCCGCCGGGGCCCGGGAGCAGGCCGCGCGGATCGGCGTAACCGTCGAGCACGTACGGGCGAGCGCGCAGAGCATCGGCGCCGGCGGCCCGGACGGCCACCGGGTGCGGCTCTCCACCGGCGAGGAGCTGCGCGCCGACGACGTCGTCGTCTGCACCGGCGTCCACCGCCCCCGCGTCCCCGACGGCTTCGCCGCCTTCCTCGGCCACCCGCGCTACCTCGACAGCCCCTACCCGGCCTCCCGGATCCGGGAGGGCCTGCGCCCGGGCTCGCGGGTCCTCGTCCTCGGCAGCCACCAGTCGGCGGCGGACGCGGCGCTGCTGCTGTGCCGCGACGGCCACCGCACCACCCTGACCTCGCCGTCGGGCCGGCTGCCCGCCGTCCGCGAGTCCCTGGCCGCGCCGCTGCGCCCGTACCCGCCGCTGGAGCGCATCTCCCGCCTCGACCCCGCGGACCCTTACCTGGAGGACCGGCTGGTGCGGTGCGTGGTGGAGGCGATCCGGCTGCGCGACCGCCGTCCCCTGCGCCGGCAGGTCTCCCGCGCCTGCGATCCGGTGCAGCGGCTGCGCGAGGAGACCGCCCTCGTAGAGGAGGGCGCGTGCGCGTGGCCGGACGTCATGGTGCCCCTGATCGAGCAGCTCATCGCGCTGGCTCCCGCCCTGCCCCCGGGCCGCCTCCGGGAACTGGCGGCGGAGTTCGCCTGGATGACCGGCCGGTACGCGACCGCCCTCTCCCACGTCAACGCCCGGCGCCTGCTCGCGCACTTCGACTCCGGGGCGCTGCGCATGGTCCGCCCCTACCCGCGGTCCGTCTCCTTCGAGGACGGCGCGTGGCGGGTGGAGCGCCCGGGCGCGGCGCCGGAGCGCTTCGATCACGTCGTCAACGCGACCGGCTTCGGCCCGCCCCTCCTGTACTGGGACCGGGAGAGGACCGCCCTCTCCGTGGACGGCGCGCCCGACGGGGGCACGGCCGTCAGCCGTCTGGAGGCGGACCTGCGGGTACGGAGCGGGCCGGACGCGCCGCCGGAGCACGTGTGGGTGGTGGGGGTCGGTACGCACGTCCGCATCCCGTTCGCGAACCACCTGCGCAACGTGGTCCGCCAGGCCCGGCAGGTCGCGGACCGGCTGGCGCAGGCCGGGCCCGGGCCGGCGGGCCGGGGCGAGGGGGCGGCACCCGGCACGGGGGCGCAGGCGCAGATCAGGGCGTGA
- a CDS encoding YchJ family protein, whose protein sequence is MSRRTRPHAPRPAVTAASPCPCGLDAAYGDCCGSLHAGERAAATAERLMRSRYSAFAVRDAAYLLRTWHSSARPDGLDFDPVMEWTRLEILGTTDGTAFHQEGTVEFRAHYTAGGRADFQHENSRFVREGGQWVYVGEV, encoded by the coding sequence GTGTCCAGAAGAACCAGACCCCACGCGCCCCGGCCGGCCGTCACCGCCGCCTCCCCCTGCCCCTGCGGCCTCGACGCGGCCTACGGCGACTGCTGCGGCAGCCTGCACGCGGGCGAGCGGGCGGCCGCGACGGCCGAACGGCTGATGCGCTCGCGCTACAGCGCGTTCGCCGTCCGCGACGCCGCCTACCTGCTGCGTACCTGGCACTCCTCGGCCCGGCCGGACGGGCTGGACTTCGACCCCGTCATGGAGTGGACCCGGCTGGAGATCCTGGGGACGACGGACGGCACGGCCTTCCACCAGGAGGGCACCGTGGAGTTCCGCGCCCACTACACGGCAGGCGGCCGCGCGGACTTCCAGCACGAGAACAGCCGCTTCGTCCGTGAGGGCGGGCAGTGGGTGTACGTCGGCGAGGTGTGA